One segment of Ipomoea triloba cultivar NCNSP0323 chromosome 12, ASM357664v1 DNA contains the following:
- the LOC115999489 gene encoding uncharacterized protein LOC115999489 yields the protein MILVSLPLLGSRNYGSWCISMRNALEIKNKWSIVDGTITAPSRDQFQYVAWRRCNLMICSWIFKSVHASIAQSIMHLDKATMYGKTCRGFSQCDAQKIAAVQNEIYNLKQGTLSVNEYYTRCRTLWEEMNALRPLLVCKCDPKCSCELVDGIRKDRDIDQVIRFLQGLTDDYNNLKSNVLVSDPLPEVYKVFTMAEKLERQIALANLDLGKLEVGQANAVAVHNEHELVAAVNSYSGRNSANQNKGAKCTHCGMSGHTVDKCFKKHGYPPGWIPGYKTRGKHIADRDRQTWSLLSLEPLPVRWRS from the coding sequence ATGATTCTTGTCAGTCTGCCGTTGCTAGGCAGTCGTAACTATGGATCCTGGTGCATTTCGATGAGGAATGCGCTGGAAATCAAAAATAAGTGGTCGATCGTTGACGGCACTATCACAGCTCCAAGTAGAGATCAATTCCAGTATGTGGCGTGGAGACGTTGCAATCTCATGATCTGTTCATGGATCTTCAAGTCAGTCCACGCCTCCATTGCTCAGAGCATAATGCATCTGGACAAAGCCACAATGTATGGGAAGACCTGCAGAGGGTTTTCTCAGTGCGATGCTCAGAAAATCGCAGCAGTTCAGAACGAAATATACAATCTAAAGCAAGGAACTCTTTCAGTAAATGAGTACTACACGAGGTGTAGGACACTCTGGGAGGAAATGAACGCTTTGCGACCTCTACTAGTATGCAAATGCGATCCGAAATGTAGCTGCGAGCTTGTTGATGGAATAAGGAAGGATCGAGACATTGATCAAGTCATCCGATTCCTTCAAGGTCTTACTGATGACTATAACAATCTGAAATCAAATGTACTGGTGAGCGATCCTCTTCCTGAAGTATACAAGGTGTTCACCATGGCTGAAAAATTGGAAAGGCAAATCGCCTTAGCCAATCTGGACCTTGGAAAACTTGAAGTAGGTCAAGCCAATGCCGTTGCTGTGCATAATGAACATGAACTGGTTGCAGCCGTAAACTCTTACTCTGGCAGAAACAGTGCTAATCAAAACAAAGGAGCCAAATGCACTCACTGTGGAATGAGTGGGCACACAGTTGACAAGTGTTTCAAAAAACACGGATATCCTCCGGGTTGGATCCCGGGATATAAGACAAGAGGAAAACACATAGCAGACCGGGACCGACAAACATGGAGTCTACTCTCTCTAGAGCCACTGCCGGTCAGATGGAGAAGTTGA
- the LOC115999491 gene encoding uncharacterized protein LOC115999491, whose translation MPAKTNSDVSIVEPLTSGLNYRRWSTKIIMFLEDKDVDYVIHTDHSSFSPATHSTSTKTHKQTEKDDSQDTAVYATPDPKAPAPTPPATLSQVSVRFEKDNKTTRAIILQRMANSLFDMFSGYKSAKVIWDLLRQKYGTDDAGRRKYAVGHWMNFRMNDSKSIVEQVHEFENLVADMTAERAKVNDVFLSGALIEELPDSWLDFKKKMKHERGDYTLQQLINSLNIEEENRLVLRSATLSNNVKANIVESSVGFDRPGPNDHTKNHKRCFKQNNNNQVKNGKIQKKGIGPGCFVFGKQGHRATQCYFCKGVNQNTKKSDNGGTKNQAHLIEDTDNTEVVAVVITEANIVGDLEEYVVDTRASRHFCNNKDMFKEFEPITEGEQVFMGNSNVSQVSGRGTVELMLYSEKQLMLKNVLYVPSLRRNLIFGALLNRVRIKMVFESDRLVMTCYGKFLGKGHLRGGLFVLDVSVIRPNMFEGRDATSIYDFLPNWPIIGNNNNGSPSAYITIPVNIWHDRLGHVGTKC comes from the coding sequence ATGCCAGCGAAAACAAACTCTGATGTCTCCATCGTCGAACCTCTCACTAGTGGACTCAATTACCGAAGGTGGTCAACAAAAATAATCATGTTCTTGGAAGACAAAGATGTTGACTATGTAATCCATACTGATCACTCATCATTCAGCCCGGCTACGCACTCCACGTCTACAAAAACTCATAAGCAAACTGAGAAGGACGATTCGCAAGACACGGCTGTTTACGCCACTCCTGATCCTAAGGCACCTGCACCAACGCCTCCAGCTACATTATCACAGGTTAGTGTTAGATTTGAAAAGGACAACAAGACTACTCGAGCAATCATCTTGCAACGAATGGCAAATTCTCTGTTCGACATGTTTTCTGGCTATAAGTCTGCCAAAGTCATTTGGGACTTATTACGCCAGAAGTATGGTACAGACGATGCTGGTAGGAGAAAGTATGCAGTGGGCCATTGGATGAACTTCAGAATGAACGACTCGAAATCCATCGTTGAACAAGTGCACGAATTTGAAAACTTGGTTGCAGACATGACCGCTGAAAGAGCTAAGGTAAATGATGTTTTTCTGTCTGGTGCCCTTATTGAAGAATTACCCGACTCCTGGCTTGATttcaagaagaaaatgaagcatGAAAGGGGCGACTACACTCTACAACAGCTGATCAACAGCCTaaacatagaagaagaaaaCCGCCTTGTACTCAGGTCAGCTACCCTTTCTAATAATGTAAAAGCTAATATTGTTGAGTCAAGTGTTGGTTTTGACAGACCAGGACCTAATGATCATACTAAGAACCACAAACGATGCttcaaacaaaacaacaataatcAAGTCAAGAATGGCAAAATTCAGAAGAAAGGAATAGGTCCTGGATGTTTCGTTTTTGGGAAGCAAGGCCATCGCGCTACACAATGCTACTTTTGCAAAGGCGTAAATCAGAACACAAAAAAGTCTGACAACGGGGGGACCAAAAATCAAGCTCATCTGATTGAAGACACGGACAACACGGAAGTGGTAGCAGTCGTGATAACTGAAGCTAATATCGTTGGAGATCTAGAAGAGTATGTCGTGGACACTAGAGCATCTCGCCACTTCTGCAATAACAAAGATATGTTCAAGGAGTTTGAACCTATCACTGAAGGAGAACAAGTGTTCATGGGAAACTCTAACGTCTCCCAGGTAAGTGGTAGAGGCACTGTAGAACTAATGTTATATTCTGAGAAGCAGTTAATGTTGAAAAATGTGTTGTATGTCCCTTCCCTTCGTAGAAATTTGATTTTCGGGGCCTTGTTGAACAGGGTCAGGATTAAAATGGTTTTTGAGTCTGACCGTCTGGTCATGACTTGCTATGGGAAATTTCTTGGGAAGGGACACTTACGTGGAGGACTTTTTGTGCTAGATGTTTCTGTAATTAGGCCTAATATGTTTGAGGGTCGTGATGCGACCTCCATTTATGATTTTCTTCCAAATTGGCCTATTAtaggcaataataataatggttctCCTTCTGCTTATATCACTATCCCAGTTAATATTTGGCATGATAGATTAGGGCATGTTGGTACAAAgtgttaa